From Streptomyces sp. NBC_01460, a single genomic window includes:
- a CDS encoding type II toxin-antitoxin system VapC family toxin, whose amino-acid sequence MRLLLDTHVVLWWLNASPELSEETRELLRTESEVYVSAATPWEIAVKQSLGKLSGTPDLAGRARDMQFRPFPITAEHGVRAGRLPPLHRDPFDRVLVAQAQTEGLTIVTRDKWIPQYDVPVLHA is encoded by the coding sequence CTGAGGCTCCTTCTCGACACCCACGTCGTCCTGTGGTGGCTCAATGCCTCGCCGGAGCTCTCCGAGGAGACGAGGGAGCTCCTGCGCACCGAGTCCGAGGTATACGTCAGCGCCGCCACGCCGTGGGAGATCGCGGTCAAGCAAAGCCTCGGAAAGCTGTCAGGCACCCCGGACCTCGCCGGGCGCGCCAGAGACATGCAGTTCAGGCCCTTCCCGATCACCGCCGAGCACGGCGTACGCGCCGGCCGTCTCCCCCCGCTCCACCGTGACCCCTTCGACCGCGTCCTCGTCGCCCAGGCCCAGACCGAAGGGCTGACGATCGTCACCCGCGACAAGTGGATCCCCCAGTACGACGTACCGGTCCTGCACGCCTGA
- a CDS encoding ABC transporter permease, whose product MTVWKTSMRNFLAHKGRMALSAVAVLLSVAFVCGTLVFTDTMNTTFDKLFAATSADVTVSPKKAAGADDLPENGKPEALPASVVTEVAGADGVKKAEGAVTSMSVTLVDSRDKNLGSDTGAPTIAGNWTTNDLRSMEITSGHAPRGPTEAMIDADTAEKHHLKLGDEVRTIAVTGDIEARISGIASFTVTNPGAAVVYLDTATAQQKLLGAPGVFTHISVTAEPGIGDTELKRNVAAALGGTAAYKLQTQEEAAAAGKDSMGSFLDVMKYAMLGFAGIAFLVGIFLIVNTFSMLVAQRTREIGLMRAIGSSRKQVNRSVLVEAVLLGIVGSVLGVGAGIGLAVGLMKLMGAVGMELSTKDLTVAWTTPVIGLVLGIVVTVLAAYVPARRAGKVSPMAALRDAGTPADARSGWIRAGLGLVLTGAGVAGLWATTRVDEASEGSLYLGLGVVLTLIGFIVIGPLLAGAVVRVLGIVVLRLFGPVGRLAERNALRNPRRTGATGAALMIGLALVACLSVVGSSMVASATEELDRSVGTDFIVQSNTGQLLVPQAAEAIRKVPGIERVTDYKVLAAKLTNPDGSTADEQVTAADPTYRQDLRRETVAGDLAKAYGENAMSVGSDYATLHKIEVGDELTVAFKAGDTAKLKVAAITSDETNVDRGAKYINVTTAERHVTADRMPGNMIMFASAEGGKEKEAYASLKSALAAYPQYKVQNQADFKEDLKDQIGQLLNIVYGLLALAIIVAVLGVVNTLALSVVERTREIGLMRAIGLSRRQLRRMIRLESVVIALFGALLGLGLGMGWGTSAQKLLALEGLEVLEIPWPTILTVFVASAFVGLFAALVPAFRAGRMNVLNAIATDG is encoded by the coding sequence ATGACCGTCTGGAAGACCTCGATGCGCAACTTCCTCGCGCACAAGGGGCGGATGGCGCTCTCCGCCGTCGCCGTCCTGCTGTCGGTGGCGTTCGTCTGCGGCACGCTCGTGTTCACCGACACCATGAACACCACCTTCGACAAGCTCTTCGCGGCGACGTCCGCCGACGTCACGGTCAGCCCGAAGAAGGCGGCCGGCGCCGACGACCTCCCGGAGAACGGCAAGCCCGAGGCGCTCCCCGCGTCCGTCGTGACCGAGGTCGCGGGCGCCGACGGGGTGAAGAAGGCCGAGGGCGCGGTCACCAGCATGTCCGTCACCCTCGTCGACAGTCGTGACAAGAACCTCGGGTCGGACACCGGAGCCCCGACCATCGCGGGCAACTGGACCACCAACGACCTGCGTTCCATGGAGATCACCTCCGGCCACGCCCCGCGCGGCCCGACCGAGGCGATGATCGACGCCGACACCGCGGAGAAGCACCATCTGAAGCTCGGTGACGAGGTGCGCACCATCGCCGTCACCGGTGACATCGAGGCGCGGATCAGCGGGATCGCGTCGTTCACCGTGACCAACCCCGGCGCGGCCGTCGTCTACCTCGACACCGCCACCGCGCAGCAGAAGCTGCTGGGCGCCCCCGGTGTCTTCACCCACATCTCGGTCACCGCCGAACCCGGCATCGGCGACACCGAGTTGAAGAGGAACGTCGCCGCCGCCCTGGGCGGCACCGCCGCGTACAAACTGCAGACCCAGGAGGAGGCCGCAGCCGCCGGCAAGGACTCCATGGGCTCCTTCCTGGACGTCATGAAGTACGCGATGCTCGGGTTCGCCGGGATCGCGTTCCTCGTCGGCATCTTCCTGATCGTCAACACCTTCTCGATGCTGGTCGCCCAGCGCACCCGCGAGATCGGCCTCATGCGGGCCATCGGTTCCAGCCGCAAGCAGGTCAACCGGTCGGTGCTGGTCGAGGCGGTGCTCCTGGGCATCGTCGGATCGGTCCTGGGGGTCGGCGCCGGCATCGGTCTCGCCGTCGGGCTGATGAAGCTCATGGGCGCCGTGGGCATGGAGCTGTCCACCAAGGACCTCACCGTCGCCTGGACCACGCCGGTGATCGGACTGGTGCTCGGCATCGTCGTCACCGTCCTCGCCGCCTACGTCCCGGCCCGCCGCGCCGGCAAGGTCTCCCCGATGGCCGCCCTGCGCGACGCGGGGACCCCGGCGGACGCCAGGTCCGGGTGGATCAGGGCCGGTCTGGGCCTGGTCCTCACCGGGGCCGGCGTCGCGGGCCTGTGGGCGACGACCCGCGTGGACGAGGCGAGCGAGGGTTCGCTCTACCTCGGCCTGGGCGTGGTCCTCACCCTCATCGGTTTCATCGTGATCGGCCCGCTGCTGGCCGGTGCGGTCGTGCGGGTGCTCGGCATCGTCGTCCTGCGGCTGTTCGGCCCGGTCGGGCGGCTGGCGGAGCGCAACGCGCTGCGCAACCCCCGGCGTACGGGAGCGACCGGCGCGGCCCTGATGATCGGCCTCGCCCTGGTGGCGTGCCTCTCGGTCGTCGGCTCCTCCATGGTCGCCTCGGCCACCGAGGAGCTCGACAGGTCGGTCGGTACGGACTTCATCGTCCAGTCGAACACCGGTCAGCTCCTCGTGCCGCAGGCAGCTGAGGCCATCAGGAAGGTGCCCGGCATCGAACGCGTCACGGACTACAAGGTCCTCGCGGCGAAGCTCACCAACCCCGACGGCTCGACCGCGGACGAGCAGGTCACCGCCGCCGACCCGACGTACCGGCAGGACCTGCGGCGCGAGACCGTCGCCGGTGACCTGGCGAAGGCGTACGGCGAGAACGCCATGTCGGTCGGATCGGACTACGCCACCCTGCACAAGATCGAGGTCGGGGACGAGCTGACCGTCGCCTTCAAGGCCGGCGACACCGCGAAGCTGAAGGTCGCCGCGATCACCTCCGACGAGACGAACGTCGACCGGGGCGCGAAGTACATCAACGTCACCACCGCCGAGCGTCACGTCACCGCCGACCGGATGCCCGGGAACATGATCATGTTCGCCTCGGCGGAGGGCGGCAAGGAGAAGGAGGCGTACGCCTCCCTCAAGAGCGCGCTCGCCGCGTACCCGCAGTACAAGGTGCAGAACCAGGCCGACTTCAAGGAGGACCTGAAGGACCAGATCGGCCAGCTGCTGAACATCGTGTACGGCCTGCTCGCCCTGGCGATCATCGTCGCGGTGCTCGGTGTGGTGAACACCCTGGCCCTGTCGGTGGTCGAACGGACCCGTGAGATCGGCCTGATGCGGGCGATCGGCCTCTCCCGCCGCCAGTTGCGGCGCATGATCCGTCTGGAGTCCGTCGTCATCGCCCTGTTCGGCGCGCTCCTCGGACTCGGCCTGGGCATGGGTTGGGGCACCTCCGCCCAGAAACTGCTGGCGCTGGAGGGACTCGAGGTCCTGGAGATCCCGTGGCCGACGATCCTCACCGTCTTCGTCGCCTCGGCCTTCGTCGGACTGTTCGCCGCCCTGGTCCCGGCCTTCCGGGCGGGCCGGATGAACGTCCTGAACGCGATCGCCACGGACGGGTGA
- a CDS encoding ABC transporter ATP-binding protein encodes MTTAVTIPRHGDTGGRTAVAARARQVVKAYGAGETRVVALDHVDVDIVRGQFTAIMGPSGSGKSTLMHCLAGLDTVTSGTIHLADTEITGLKDKKLTQLRRDRIGFIFQAFNLLPTLNALENITLPMDIAGRRADADWLRQVVETVGLAERLKHRPTQLSGGQQQRVAVARALAARPEIIFGDEPTGNLDSRAGAEVLSFLRRSVDELGQTIVMVTHDPVAASYADRVLYLADGSIVDEMKNPTAEQVLDRMKDFDARGRTS; translated from the coding sequence GTGACAACGGCTGTAACCATTCCCAGGCACGGGGACACTGGAGGGCGTACGGCCGTCGCTGCGCGGGCGCGGCAGGTCGTCAAGGCGTACGGGGCGGGCGAGACCCGGGTCGTGGCGCTCGACCACGTCGACGTGGACATCGTCCGCGGACAGTTCACGGCGATCATGGGGCCGTCCGGATCCGGCAAGTCGACCCTGATGCACTGCCTCGCGGGTCTGGACACGGTGACCTCGGGCACGATCCACCTCGCCGACACCGAGATCACCGGTCTCAAGGACAAGAAGCTGACGCAGCTGCGCCGGGACCGGATCGGTTTCATCTTCCAGGCGTTCAACCTGCTCCCGACGCTCAACGCGCTCGAGAACATCACGCTGCCGATGGACATCGCCGGCCGCAGGGCCGACGCGGACTGGCTGCGGCAGGTCGTGGAGACCGTCGGCCTCGCCGAGCGGCTGAAGCACCGGCCCACACAGCTCTCCGGGGGCCAGCAGCAGCGCGTCGCGGTGGCCCGGGCGCTCGCCGCCCGCCCCGAGATCATCTTCGGTGACGAGCCCACCGGGAACCTGGACTCGCGGGCCGGTGCCGAGGTGCTGTCCTTCCTGCGCAGGTCCGTCGACGAGCTCGGCCAGACCATCGTCATGGTCACCCACGACCCCGTGGCCGCCTCGTACGCGGACCGGGTCCTCTACCTCGCCGACGGATCCATCGTCGACGAGATGAAGAACCCGACGGCCGAGCAGGTCCTGGACCGGATGAAGGACTTCGACGCACGCGGGCGGACCTCATGA